A genome region from Meriones unguiculatus strain TT.TT164.6M chromosome 2, Bangor_MerUng_6.1, whole genome shotgun sequence includes the following:
- the B3galnt1 gene encoding UDP-GalNAc:beta-1,3-N-acetylgalactosaminyltransferase 1, producing MAPPVLTTLPNKMSLRSLKWSLLLLSLLSFLLMWYLSLPHYNVIERVNWMYFYEYEPIYRQDFRFTLREHSNCSHQNPFLVILVTSRPSDVKARQAIRVTWGEKKSWWGYEVLTFFLLGQEAEREEKMLALSLEDEHLLYGDIIRQDFLDTYNNLTLKTIMAFRWVIEFCPNAKYVMKTDTDVFINTGNLVKYLLNVNHTEKFFTGYPLIDNYSYRGFFQKNHISYKEYPFKVFPPYCSGLGYIMSSDLVPRIYEMMSHVKPIKFEDVYVGICLNLLKVDIHIPEDTNLFFLYRIHLDVCQLRRVIAAHGFSSKEIITFWQVMLRNTTCHY from the coding sequence ATGGCCCCGCCTGTCTTGACTACCCTTCCCAATAAGATGTCACTGAGGTCCCTCAAATGGAGCCTCCTGCTGCTGTCTCTGCTGAGCTTCCTGCTGATGTGGTACCTCAGCCTTCCCCACTACAATGTGATCGAGCGTGTGAACTGGATGTACTTCTACGAGTATGAGCCCATTTACAGACAGGACTTCCGCTTCACGCTCCGAGAACATTCCAACTGCTCTCATCAGAACCCGTTCCTGGTCATCCTCGTGACCTCGCGCCCCTCCGACGTGAAGGCCAGACAAGCCATTAGAGTTACTTGGGGTGAAAAAAAGTCCTGGTGGGGATATGAGGTTCTGACCTTTTTCCTGTTGGGCCAGGAGGCCGAAAGGGAGGAGAAAATGTTGGCACTGTCCTTGGAGGACGAACACCTACTCTATGGCGATATTATACGGCAAGATTTTTTAGACACATATAATAACTTGACCTTGAAAACCATCATGGCTTTCAGGTGGGTCATTGAATTTTGCCCCAATGCCAAGTATGTCATGAAAACAGACACTGATGTTTTCATAAACACTGGCAATTTAGTCAAGTATCTTTTAAATGTAAACCACACGGAGAAGTTTTTCACGGGTTATCCTCTAATTGATAACTATTCCTATAGAGGATTTTTCCAGAAAAACCATATTTCGTACAAGGAGTATCCTTTCAAGGTGTTCCCTCCCTACTGTAGTGGGCTGGGCTACATTATGTCCAGTGATCTAGTGCCGAGGATCTATGAAATGATGAGTCACGTGAAGCCTATCAAGTTTGAAGATGTTTATGTTGGGATCTGTCTGAACTTGTTAAAAGTGGACATTCATATTCCAGAAGACACCAACCTTTTCTTTCTGTATAGAATCCACCTGGATGTATGTCAGCTCAGACGCGTGATTGCAGCCCATGGCTTTTCTTCCAAGGAGATCATCACATTTTGGCAGGTGATGCTGAGGAACACCACGTGCCATTATTAA